Proteins co-encoded in one Vitreimonas flagellata genomic window:
- a CDS encoding addiction module antidote protein, whose translation MSKATSRPFDSADYIDTPEAVAAYLEAALEDGDAQIIAATLGDIARSKGMATIAERTGLAREALYKSLSADGNPRLTTLLGVLKAMGLRLSVTTDSHQAA comes from the coding sequence ATGAGCAAAGCTACCTCTCGTCCCTTTGACAGCGCCGACTACATCGACACGCCCGAGGCGGTCGCTGCGTATCTTGAAGCGGCGCTGGAAGATGGCGACGCCCAAATCATCGCCGCCACCCTCGGCGACATCGCCCGCTCCAAAGGCATGGCGACTATCGCCGAGCGCACGGGTCTTGCGCGCGAGGCGCTATACAAATCGCTCAGCGCCGATGGCAATCCAAGGCTCACCACCCTGCTCGGTGTATTGAAGGCGATGGGCCTTCGCCTTTCAGTCACCACGGACTCGCACCAAGCGGCTTAA
- a CDS encoding type II toxin-antitoxin system RelE/ParE family toxin: MFDQWLRGLRDLTGRARIDMRIKRLANGNPGDVRPVGKGVSELRIDTGPGYRVYYAANGDELILLLAGGDKSTQARDIETALALWKDWKEAQQ, from the coding sequence GTGTTTGACCAATGGCTTCGCGGCCTGCGTGATCTCACGGGTCGAGCGCGCATCGACATGCGCATCAAGCGCCTTGCAAACGGCAATCCTGGCGACGTCCGCCCGGTCGGGAAAGGCGTGAGTGAGTTGAGGATCGATACCGGTCCTGGATATCGCGTCTACTATGCGGCGAACGGTGATGAGTTGATCCTTCTCCTCGCCGGCGGAGATAAGTCCACGCAAGCGCGCGATATCGAAACGGCGCTCGCACTTTGGAAGGATTGGAAGGAAGCGCAACAATGA